The proteins below are encoded in one region of Metabacillus dongyingensis:
- a CDS encoding rhomboid family intramembrane serine protease, translating into MFTRSEDFRTFIRLYPVVTVIVSIQVILWLLFLIPVPTITYFFASLVGYNAGVANGEWWRLITPIFLHANFAHILFNSVSIILFAPALERMLGKARFIAAYLATGIAANLATYFIIEDLTYTHVGASGAIFGIFGIYLYLVVFRKDMIDSSNSQLIITILVIGAVMTFVNTNINIIAHIFGLVAGALLAPLFLTRKA; encoded by the coding sequence ATGTTTACAAGATCAGAAGATTTCAGAACGTTTATCCGTCTATACCCTGTTGTAACCGTAATTGTCTCTATTCAAGTCATACTCTGGCTGTTGTTTTTAATTCCAGTACCTACAATAACATATTTCTTTGCCTCTTTAGTAGGGTACAACGCCGGTGTGGCTAACGGAGAATGGTGGCGCTTGATCACTCCTATTTTCCTACATGCAAACTTCGCTCATATTCTATTTAACAGTGTATCCATCATCCTGTTCGCACCTGCATTAGAACGGATGCTTGGAAAGGCCCGCTTTATTGCTGCTTATTTAGCAACAGGCATCGCCGCAAACCTTGCAACATATTTCATCATAGAAGATTTAACTTATACTCACGTTGGAGCATCAGGTGCTATATTCGGCATATTCGGCATCTATCTATACCTTGTCGTATTCAGAAAAGATATGATTGACTCTTCAAATTCTCAGCTTATCATCACCATTCTTGTCATAGGGGCAGTCATGACATTCGTGAATACTAATATCAACATTATTGCCCATATCTTCGGTCTTGTAGCAGGTGCGCTGCTTGCGCCGCTGTTTCTCACTAGAAAAGCGTAG
- the acpS gene encoding holo-ACP synthase yields the protein MITGLGLDLAELERIERLIKRQPKFIDRILTKKEKDKYQSLAPRRKIEYAAGRFAAKEAFSKAMGTGIGKEYSFMDIEILNDGNGKPAVTMPVLPGYTVHISITHTKDYAAAQVIIESSSS from the coding sequence ATGATTACAGGGCTGGGTCTTGATTTGGCTGAGCTGGAACGGATTGAGAGGTTAATAAAGAGACAGCCGAAATTCATTGACCGGATTCTCACCAAAAAAGAGAAAGATAAATATCAGTCGCTTGCGCCAAGGAGGAAAATTGAATATGCTGCCGGAAGGTTTGCAGCGAAAGAGGCGTTTTCAAAAGCGATGGGAACCGGGATTGGGAAAGAATACAGTTTTATGGATATCGAAATTCTGAATGATGGAAACGGAAAACCGGCTGTAACAATGCCTGTTTTGCCTGGTTATACCGTCCACATATCTATCACTCACACAAAGGATTATGCTGCTGCTCAAGTAATTATTGAAAGCTCGTCAAGCTAG
- a CDS encoding LolA family protein, translating into MKKHFLLLAIGLLAVMMLAACGEKSKTDVVENLDKKVEELSGYKAKAQMTLQTGSEPQIYEVEIWHKQPSFYRVNLKNAEKDQSQMILRNKEGVFVLTPALKKSFRFQSEWPQNSSQAYLFESLVKDIKSDADSIFKSTKDAYVFETKTNYQNSQMLPLQEITFNKKDLKPSVVKVMDTDRNPLVVVEFSEFDFNAKFDKNSFDMQKNMSFASVDVETSASVNSEQFAVKYPLEKLEGVKLTEEKEMKTENGKRVVQTYDGEKSYTFIQEKAVAATVATSSFVSGEPVDLGVAVGALTEQSLTWTYDGVEYMIASKDLSQEEMIRVAQSVQGQAIK; encoded by the coding sequence GTGAAAAAGCACTTTTTATTACTGGCAATTGGATTGCTTGCTGTTATGATGCTTGCTGCCTGCGGTGAGAAATCGAAGACTGACGTTGTAGAAAACCTGGATAAGAAGGTTGAAGAATTATCGGGGTACAAAGCGAAAGCGCAAATGACCCTTCAAACAGGAAGTGAGCCTCAAATTTATGAGGTGGAAATTTGGCATAAGCAGCCTTCATTCTACAGAGTAAACTTGAAGAATGCTGAAAAAGATCAGAGCCAGATGATTCTCCGCAATAAAGAGGGCGTGTTTGTCCTGACGCCGGCACTGAAGAAAAGCTTCCGTTTTCAAAGCGAATGGCCGCAAAACAGCAGTCAGGCTTATCTTTTCGAATCACTGGTAAAAGACATTAAGAGTGATGCGGATTCTATTTTCAAATCAACAAAAGATGCTTACGTTTTTGAAACAAAGACAAATTACCAAAACAGCCAGATGCTTCCTCTTCAAGAGATTACGTTCAATAAAAAGGACCTGAAGCCTTCTGTTGTCAAAGTAATGGATACAGACCGCAATCCATTAGTTGTGGTGGAGTTTTCGGAATTTGATTTTAATGCTAAATTCGATAAAAACTCATTTGATATGCAAAAGAATATGTCATTTGCAAGCGTAGATGTTGAAACATCTGCATCTGTTAACTCAGAACAATTTGCTGTGAAATATCCACTTGAGAAGCTTGAAGGTGTGAAGCTGACGGAAGAAAAAGAGATGAAAACAGAGAATGGCAAGCGGGTCGTTCAAACGTATGATGGTGAAAAATCCTATACCTTCATTCAGGAAAAAGCAGTCGCAGCCACTGTTGCAACTTCTTCTTTTGTAAGCGGGGAACCGGTTGACCTTGGAGTTGCTGTCGGGGCTCTAACGGAACAATCCTTGACATGGACCTATGACGGGGTAGAATACATGATTGCATCAAAAGATTTGTCTCAGGAAGAGATGATTCGAGTAGCACAATCTGTACAGGGGCAGGCAATTAAGTAA
- the alr gene encoding alanine racemase produces the protein MGNSFYRDTWAEIDLDAIYSNVKSMKNHIGENTQLIAVVKANAYGHGDAEVAKTALEAGAEMLAVAFLDEAVVLREAGFEVPILVMGASRPADVKIAIDQRIILTAPSLEWLTEAEKNIQKGILSVHLKIDTGMGRLGVRTEDELLQAFKFAEEKPNVKIEGIFTHFATADELDTAYFNKQYDVFAAMAQKAADYDGVMIHCGNSATGLRFPEKLVHAVRLGISMYGLSPSMEIKPELPYELKEAFSLHSRLVHVKKISKGDKVSYGATYTAEKDEWIGTIPIGYADGWVRRLKESEVLIDGERMPIVGRICMDQCMIKLTSFKETGTKVTLIGRQKEECISVDEVAERLETINYEVPCTITLRVPRMFLKNKSIIEVRNSLFCGVKNLTDRP, from the coding sequence ATGGGAAATTCTTTTTACCGCGATACTTGGGCTGAGATCGATTTAGATGCAATATACAGCAACGTGAAATCAATGAAAAACCATATAGGTGAAAACACACAGCTGATTGCGGTTGTGAAGGCCAATGCTTATGGCCACGGAGATGCAGAAGTGGCAAAAACGGCTCTTGAAGCAGGTGCTGAAATGCTTGCAGTCGCGTTTTTAGATGAAGCGGTCGTGCTGCGCGAAGCGGGGTTTGAAGTGCCTATCCTGGTGATGGGTGCTTCCAGGCCTGCAGATGTGAAGATCGCGATTGATCAGCGCATTATTTTGACAGCTCCTTCTCTTGAATGGCTGACGGAAGCTGAAAAGAATATTCAAAAAGGAATATTATCTGTTCATCTGAAAATTGATACCGGTATGGGCCGTCTCGGTGTCCGGACAGAGGATGAACTGCTTCAGGCATTTAAATTTGCAGAAGAAAAACCCAATGTGAAAATTGAAGGTATCTTTACGCACTTTGCAACAGCAGATGAACTGGATACTGCTTATTTCAACAAGCAGTACGACGTATTCGCCGCAATGGCGCAAAAAGCAGCTGATTATGATGGAGTTATGATTCACTGCGGCAACAGTGCAACTGGACTCCGTTTTCCTGAAAAATTAGTTCACGCTGTGAGACTGGGAATCTCTATGTACGGTCTAAGTCCTTCAATGGAAATAAAACCTGAACTGCCATATGAACTGAAAGAAGCTTTTTCCCTTCATTCAAGACTTGTTCATGTAAAAAAAATCAGCAAAGGCGACAAAGTAAGCTACGGGGCCACATACACAGCTGAGAAAGATGAATGGATAGGGACGATTCCGATTGGATATGCAGATGGATGGGTGCGCCGTCTAAAAGAATCAGAAGTTCTGATTGATGGTGAAAGGATGCCAATTGTTGGAAGGATCTGCATGGATCAATGTATGATTAAACTTACTTCCTTTAAAGAAACAGGGACAAAGGTAACGTTAATCGGCCGTCAAAAAGAAGAGTGCATTTCTGTGGATGAAGTGGCAGAAAGACTGGAAACGATCAACTATGAAGTGCCTTGTACAATAACTTTGCGCGTTCCCCGTATGTTTTTGAAAAATAAGAGTATAATTGAAGTGAGAAACTCTCTTTTTTGCGGCGTAAAAAACCTTACGGATCGCCCGTAA
- a CDS encoding CopG family ribbon-helix-helix protein: MSESSATTEILIRLPQALVSELDGLVKQENGNRSELIYQATKMYIRERKKRQIRESMRRGYMEMAKINLNIASEAFQAESEADHTVERLVSGG; the protein is encoded by the coding sequence GTGTCTGAATCCAGCGCAACAACAGAAATCTTAATTCGTTTACCGCAAGCATTAGTCTCGGAATTAGACGGTCTTGTCAAACAAGAGAATGGGAACCGAAGCGAGTTAATTTATCAAGCAACAAAGATGTATATCCGCGAGCGTAAGAAACGCCAAATACGCGAATCAATGAGACGTGGATATATGGAGATGGCTAAGATTAACTTAAACATTGCTTCCGAAGCATTTCAAGCTGAATCAGAGGCTGACCACACCGTTGAACGCTTAGTAAGCGGGGGTTAA
- the ndoA gene encoding type II toxin-antitoxin system endoribonuclease NdoA — protein MIVKRGDVYFADLSPVVGSEQGGVRPVLIIQNDIGNRFSPTVIIAAITAQIQKAKLPTHVEIDSKRYGFERDSVILLEQIRTIDKQRLTDKITHLDDEMMDKVDEALQISLGLIDF, from the coding sequence TTGATTGTCAAACGCGGCGACGTTTATTTTGCTGATTTATCACCCGTTGTTGGCTCTGAGCAAGGGGGCGTCCGTCCAGTGCTGATCATCCAGAATGATATCGGAAACAGGTTCAGTCCAACGGTCATCATAGCAGCTATTACTGCTCAAATTCAAAAGGCAAAATTGCCAACTCATGTGGAAATTGACTCCAAGCGTTATGGGTTTGAACGTGATTCTGTTATACTGTTAGAGCAGATTCGTACAATTGATAAACAGAGATTGACTGATAAGATTACACACTTAGATGATGAAATGATGGATAAAGTGGACGAAGCTCTGCAAATAAGCTTAGGACTCATTGATTTTTAA
- a CDS encoding STAS domain-containing protein: MKDESNPILDFVLAHQNEILNEWKDSLKDLGDQKYSNILSDQVYLNTCNEYLQILISYMKNPGSDMTEKVSDYAHRVVQLGWSLKYISEGLKELSLIIFTKMTDSLSEAEKMKIVWEFDKSLSPINNELIHQYAESWERTVSLQKIALQELSAPLIPIFENITIMPLVGTIDTERAKQIMENLLTGVVKHRAQVVLIDITGVPVVDTMVAHHIIQASEAVRLVGAKCLLVGIRPEIAQTIVNLGIDLSQVITKNSLQKGMEAALEMTNRQLVEMGDSQ, translated from the coding sequence ATGAAGGATGAATCTAATCCAATACTCGATTTTGTTCTGGCTCATCAAAATGAGATCCTGAATGAATGGAAAGACAGTCTGAAAGATCTTGGAGATCAGAAGTACTCTAACATCCTTTCAGATCAAGTATATTTAAATACTTGCAATGAATATCTTCAAATCTTGATCAGCTATATGAAAAACCCGGGAAGCGACATGACTGAAAAGGTTTCTGACTATGCTCACAGGGTCGTTCAATTAGGCTGGAGCTTAAAGTATATATCTGAAGGATTAAAGGAGCTTTCTTTAATTATCTTTACAAAAATGACTGACAGCCTTTCTGAAGCTGAAAAAATGAAAATTGTGTGGGAGTTTGACAAGTCACTATCCCCAATTAATAATGAGTTAATTCATCAATATGCAGAATCATGGGAGCGGACAGTTTCTCTGCAGAAGATTGCCCTGCAGGAATTATCGGCACCGCTTATTCCGATTTTTGAAAACATTACAATTATGCCATTAGTTGGTACAATTGATACAGAGAGAGCAAAGCAAATCATGGAGAACTTGCTTACAGGTGTTGTGAAGCACCGTGCGCAAGTGGTTTTAATTGACATTACAGGTGTGCCGGTTGTAGACACAATGGTTGCGCATCATATTATTCAGGCTTCAGAAGCTGTCCGCTTAGTAGGCGCAAAATGCCTGCTTGTGGGAATCAGACCTGAGATTGCTCAGACAATCGTGAACCTTGGCATCGATCTGAGCCAGGTAATTACGAAGAATAGTCTTCAAAAAGGAATGGAAGCTGCACTTGAAATGACGAATCGACAATTAGTAGAAATGGGGGATTCACAATGA
- a CDS encoding STAS domain-containing protein — protein sequence MRTPRIPILKLYNCLLVSIQWELDDQTALQFQEDLLHKIHETGASGVVIDLTSVDVIDSFIAKVLGDVIGMSKLMGAKVVLTGIQPAVAITLIELGIHLADVQTALDLEKGLETLQQELGE from the coding sequence ATGAGAACTCCAAGAATACCGATTTTAAAACTTTATAATTGTCTGCTTGTATCAATTCAATGGGAACTTGATGATCAGACTGCCCTGCAATTTCAGGAAGATCTTCTTCATAAAATCCATGAGACGGGCGCAAGCGGTGTTGTCATAGATTTAACCTCCGTAGATGTAATAGATTCTTTTATCGCCAAGGTTTTAGGTGATGTTATCGGCATGTCGAAATTAATGGGAGCTAAAGTTGTTTTAACAGGCATTCAGCCTGCGGTAGCAATCACCCTCATTGAGCTTGGCATTCACCTTGCTGATGTACAAACCGCGCTTGACCTGGAAAAAGGACTTGAAACATTACAACAGGAGCTGGGGGAATAA
- a CDS encoding anti-sigma regulatory factor translates to MDNQSCVKIITEWDIVAARQLGRNVAKELGFGTVDQARITTAISELARNIYLYAGQGQICIEQISEFSKKGLKIIAIDNGPGIPDIRKVMEDGFSTSGGLGAGLPGVKRLMDEFSINTVLGEGTDIQAVKWLR, encoded by the coding sequence ATGGATAACCAATCCTGTGTAAAAATCATTACAGAGTGGGACATTGTTGCTGCACGGCAGCTTGGACGCAATGTTGCAAAAGAACTCGGGTTTGGTACTGTAGACCAAGCGAGGATTACAACAGCTATTTCCGAATTAGCCCGTAATATATATTTGTATGCTGGACAAGGCCAAATTTGCATTGAGCAGATCAGCGAATTCAGTAAAAAAGGTTTAAAAATAATAGCCATTGATAACGGACCAGGAATACCGGATATCCGAAAAGTGATGGAAGACGGCTTTTCAACATCTGGTGGGTTAGGAGCCGGATTGCCTGGAGTAAAACGCCTGATGGATGAATTCAGCATTAATACCGTTTTGGGAGAGGGAACGGATATCCAAGCAGTCAAATGGCTTCGCTAG
- a CDS encoding PP2C family protein-serine/threonine phosphatase — protein MDFKEVIESKYQEILSHYMQELTETALYQGQKFSRKAIEEQVPPEEIISLHRKVLQGLFPDVDQDVLHSLDFLLEVMMGYGLAYQEHQSLRDKQQEIKSEIQVALNVQQMLLETSVPTVPNLDIGAISVPAKHMNGDYYHFVYDEESVSIAIADVIGKGIPAALCMSMIKYAMDSLPESRKSPSRVLENLNRVVEHNVDPSMFITMFYGMYDTDTHEFVYGSAGHEPGFYYSAEEDRFHDMNTKGLVLGIDQSIKYKEYSRIVEKGDMIVLLSDGVTESKTNEEEFIERDFITDLIKKYSDLNAQGIVDNIYKDFLQMQDFELRDDFTLIILKREV, from the coding sequence ATGGATTTTAAGGAAGTCATTGAATCGAAGTATCAGGAAATACTAAGTCATTATATGCAAGAATTAACAGAAACGGCTTTGTACCAGGGGCAAAAATTCAGCAGAAAAGCCATTGAGGAGCAAGTACCCCCTGAGGAAATTATCAGTCTTCACCGTAAAGTGCTGCAAGGTTTATTTCCTGATGTAGATCAGGATGTTTTGCACTCTTTGGACTTTCTATTAGAGGTCATGATGGGGTATGGACTGGCCTATCAGGAGCATCAAAGCCTGCGGGATAAGCAGCAGGAGATAAAGTCTGAGATTCAAGTAGCCTTGAATGTTCAGCAAATGCTTTTAGAAACGTCAGTGCCGACAGTTCCAAATCTTGATATTGGTGCAATCAGTGTTCCTGCGAAGCATATGAACGGGGATTACTATCATTTTGTTTATGATGAAGAAAGCGTAAGTATTGCCATAGCGGATGTAATCGGGAAAGGAATTCCCGCTGCACTCTGTATGTCCATGATCAAATATGCAATGGACAGCTTGCCGGAGTCCCGTAAATCTCCCAGCCGTGTTCTTGAAAATCTGAACAGGGTTGTTGAGCATAACGTAGACCCGAGCATGTTCATTACAATGTTTTACGGTATGTATGATACGGATACTCATGAGTTTGTCTATGGGTCAGCCGGGCACGAGCCTGGATTTTATTACAGTGCTGAAGAGGACCGTTTCCATGATATGAACACAAAAGGTCTGGTCCTTGGTATTGATCAATCCATCAAGTACAAGGAGTACAGCAGAATCGTGGAAAAAGGCGATATGATTGTTTTGCTTTCCGATGGTGTAACTGAGTCAAAAACAAATGAAGAAGAATTCATTGAACGTGATTTTATTACGGACCTCATTAAAAAATACAGTGATTTGAATGCTCAGGGTATTGTAGATAATATATATAAAGACTTTTTGCAGATGCAGGACTTTGAACTGCGTGATGATTTCACGCTAATTATTTTAAAACGCGAGGTTTAA
- a CDS encoding anti-sigma factor antagonist has protein sequence MNLNINVNRSEEHIQIDLAGEIDAYTAPKLREELMPLAEEGKPVLIVSLKDVSYMDSTGLGAFVGLLKAVRKNEGDLKLVNLSARLERLFNITGLSDIIDISSKSEGGVR, from the coding sequence ATGAATTTAAATATAAATGTTAATCGATCAGAGGAACATATTCAAATAGATTTAGCTGGAGAAATTGATGCATACACTGCGCCGAAATTAAGAGAAGAACTAATGCCGCTTGCAGAAGAGGGAAAACCTGTCCTGATCGTAAGCCTTAAGGATGTCTCTTACATGGACAGTACAGGGCTAGGTGCATTCGTTGGTTTGCTTAAAGCCGTGAGGAAAAATGAGGGCGATTTAAAGCTTGTTAATTTATCTGCTCGTTTGGAAAGACTATTCAACATAACAGGTCTAAGTGATATTATTGACATTTCTTCTAAATCAGAAGGTGGGGTTAGATGA